From the genome of Perca fluviatilis chromosome 1, GENO_Pfluv_1.0, whole genome shotgun sequence, one region includes:
- the si:dkey-117m1.4 gene encoding uncharacterized protein si:dkey-117m1.4 isoform X5 — MPEHSFSPGDRREAAENKRPMLDGPFFNTDSAPHNCGPSVQAHDKVSTGSKTSSCSASTPAPAPAASCQTPTPLPAPAPATTTSAQAPSLTPASTAPAAPMASAPAPTASSFPPSPNCRIREVHCGSQVRLVVIAIRDITKGEEITVDYSLTEWGENLGFRGTVSPAQHECNSDTENNNNIKKEDEPLSVTAQQQQEYVTPSWSLSPSSSPISHSDASDSDAGDEDNASPRGRAQRRRKKRRSTPSKKKTPHRTPPGRPLPVPPTSIPHYNRALPSSHPPAQSSPPCSSSPPCSSSSSSAKPVFKAPAPLGSNTKGNVNIKVPKGGVSIDAMRQTCEHCGRHFRSLGRHLDKHHAHQPEVCSALVERYTQMPRLHAQNTNPTTAHTPTPQHSKSSQTAGQSHSSDLPQIGIQDLSMPPPTLTAADQSPASSGKNSSPPVLTPPRGQNAMPVSVLKRSPPPVVVTQSRMAVMRLKTERQEEEGEDEENEDEDDVEVVEVKMPKEEEDVEVVCPQQFSSRLAKEMEPPKEEEDEEDEEEEEEEDENENGVMEVEDESGTEDKEKDLLSGLGRHHLLPLLSSLSSLVLYLRRLQHSAFLSLSRQLQSAEAWRLLCHSSLALLILYNRRRECEVSKLSISEYRARITPQCPVPVPPGAPPALTPLEASLSPFERLVLPHLPRVGVQGKRGRVQPLILPPHCEPCLELLLQTRQDVGVDPTNPYVFARPYHSPATPLRGTDLLRSLARSSGTRNPRALTQTRVRRQVAILTQLLLLGEGEEPGQPGGSAVERLEHFLEREYHVTQNCAGIGQDPGLMGRVGRVVLCGERDGVLFRGMSLNHICLELDVMSGNSADSFSEGESEGEQVKEKPEASPPAPAPNPTPTLLYVRKGKNNGRVGRPKKLKNSQQPPPPPPLSPTNRKRGSGQPKSGKRGVLKRPWSEAERAAVEEHLTQNITELRVPAKADCERCLQQCPLLVSNHRDWRAIKFYCHNRIQLLKKNQRRESDPLPLTVC, encoded by the exons ATGCCTGAACACAGCTTCAgcccag GTGATCGTAGAGAAGCAGCAGAGAATAAACGGCCCATGCTGGATGGGCCTTTCTTCAACACAGACTCCGCTCCTCACAACTG TGGTCCATCAGTGCAGGCTCATGACAAAGTCTCCACCGGATCCAAGACCAGCTCCTGCTCTGCATCTACCCCAGCTCCAGCTCCTGCCGCTTCCTGCCAAACCCCAACCCCGCTCCCTGCTCCTGCCCCAGCCACGACGACTTCAGCTCAGGCCCCGTCTCTGACCCCTGCGTCCACAGCTCCGGCTGCCCCGATGGCCTCTGCTCCGGCCCCAACAGCCAGCtcattccccccctcccctAACTGCCGCATCCGCGAGGTCCACTGTGGCAGCCAGGTGCGGCTGGTTGTTATCGCCATCCGAGACATTACCAAGGGGGAGGAGATCACTGTGGACTACAGCCTGACAGAGTGGGGAGAGAACTTG GGTTTTCGTGGTACTGTGTCTCCAGCGCAACACGAGTGTAACTCTGACACGGAGAATAACAACAATATCAAAAAG GAGGATGAGCCTCTCTCTGTGAcagcccagcagcagcaggagtaTGTCACCCCCTCTTggtccctctccccctcctcctcccccatcTCCCACTCTGACGCCAGTGACTCAGATGCTGGAGATGAAGACAACGCTAGCCCCCGCGGGCGGGCACAACGCCGGCGCAAGAAACGGCGTAGCACTCCATCAAAGAAAAAGACCCCCCATCGGACCCCACCTGGACGGCCGCTGCCGGTCCCCCCCACCAGCATTCCTCATTACAACAGAGCGCTTCCTTCATCCCACCCCCCAGCACAGTCCTCCCCTCCCTGCTCGTCCTCCCCTCCCtgctcgtcctcctcctcttcagctaagccagtGTTCAAAGCTCCGGCTCCGCTGGGCTCCAACACCAAAGGCAATGTCAACATAAAGGTGCCCAAAGGAGGAGTGTCCATAGACGCCATGCGCCAAACCTGTGAGCACTGTGGACGCCACTTCCGCTCCCTGGGTCGCCACTTGGATAAGCACCATGCCCACCAACCAGAGGTCTGCTCGGCCCTGGTGGAGCGCTACACACAGATGCCCCGTCTGCACGCACAGAACACAAACCCTACCACAGCTCACACACCCACTCCGCAGCACTCAAAGTCATCACAAACTGCGGGACAGAGCCACAGTTCAGATCTTCCACAGATTGGCATCCAGGACCTCTCCATGCCTCCGCCCACTCTCACAGCAGCTGACCAATCCCCTGCCTCCTCTGGAAAAAACTCCAGCCCACCTGTGCTGACTCCTCCACGAGGACAGAACGCAATGCCGGTGTCTGTCCTAAAGAGAAGCCCGCCCCCTGTGGTTGTGACACAGTCCAGGATGGCAGTAATGAGgctaaagacagaaagacaggaggaggagggagaggacgAGGAGAACGAAGATGAAGACGATGTGGAGGTCGTGGAGGTAAAGATGCccaaagaggaggaggatgttgagGTGGTGTGCCCTCAGCAATTCAGCAGCAGGTTGGCCAAAGAGATGGAGCCAccaaaagaagaggaagatgaggaggatgaggaagaagaggaagaggaggatgagaatGAGAATGGAGTGATGGAGGTGGAAGATGAAAGTGGGACAGAGGATAAGGAAAAGGACTTGCTGAG tgGTTTGGGGCGTCACCACTTGCTGCCCCTCCTCTCGTCCTTGTCCTCCCTGGTGCTGTACCTCCGTCGGCTGCAGCATTCTGCCTTCCTGTCCCTGTCTCGGCAGCTACAGTCAGCCGAGGCCTGGCGCCTTCTCTGCCACTCCAGCCTGGCTCTCCTCATCCTGTACAACCGACGACGTGAGTGTGAGGTCTCCAAGCTGTCCATCAGCGAGTATCGCGCTCGCATCACTCCCCAGTGCCCCGTTCCTGTCCCACCTGGTGCCCCTCCAGCGCTCACTCCGCTGGAGGCCTCCCTGTCCCCCTTTGAGCGCCTGGTGCTTCCTCACCTCCCTAGAGTAGGGGTCCAGGGTAAACGTGGACGAGTCCAGCCCCTCATCCTCCCCCCTCACTGCGAGCCCTGCCTGGAGCTCCTCCTGCAGACACGGCAGGATGTGGGAGTTGACCCCACAAACCCGTATGTCTTCGCCAGGCCATACCACTCCCCCGCTACACCACTGCGTGGTACTGACCTCCTCCGTAGCCTGGCCCGCTCAAGCGGTACCCGCAATCCCCGTGCCCTGACCCAGACCAGGGTTCGCCGGCAGGTAGCTATACTCACCCAGCTGCTGCTActgggagaaggagaggagcCCGGGCAGCCTGGAGGTAGTGCTGTGGAGAGGCTGGAGCACTTCCTGGAGAGGGAATACCATGTTACACAGAACTGTGCCGGAATTGGCCAAGACCCAGGCCTGATGGGCAGAGTGGGCAGAGTGGTGCtttgtggagagagagatggagtgcTGTTCAGAGGAATGAGCCTGAACCACATCTGCCTGGAGCTGGATG TTATGTCAGGAAACTCTGCAGACTCCTTCTCAGAGGGAGAGTCTGAAGGGGAGCAGGTGAAGGAGAAGCCTGAGGCGTCCCCCCCTGCTCCCGCTCCGAATCCAACACCTACCCTTCTGTATGTCAGGAAGGGCAAGAACAACGGGCGGGTGGGACGACCCAAGAAGCTCAAGAACTCCCAGCAgccccctccacctcctccacttTCACCCACAAACCGCAAGAGAGGTTCGGGTCAGCCCAAATCAG
- the si:dkey-117m1.4 gene encoding uncharacterized protein si:dkey-117m1.4 isoform X1, which produces MCRERRMRESIERGRGCGRKRKGTPVKVFVTHTEEESMPEHSFSPGDRREAAENKRPMLDGPFFNTDSAPHNCGPSVQAHDKVSTGSKTSSCSASTPAPAPAASCQTPTPLPAPAPATTTSAQAPSLTPASTAPAAPMASAPAPTASSFPPSPNCRIREVHCGSQVRLVVIAIRDITKGEEITVDYSLTEWGENLGFRGTVSPAQHECNSDTENNNNIKKEDEPLSVTAQQQQEYVTPSWSLSPSSSPISHSDASDSDAGDEDNASPRGRAQRRRKKRRSTPSKKKTPHRTPPGRPLPVPPTSIPHYNRALPSSHPPAQSSPPCSSSPPCSSSSSSAKPVFKAPAPLGSNTKGNVNIKVPKGGVSIDAMRQTCEHCGRHFRSLGRHLDKHHAHQPEVCSALVERYTQMPRLHAQNTNPTTAHTPTPQHSKSSQTAGQSHSSDLPQIGIQDLSMPPPTLTAADQSPASSGKNSSPPVLTPPRGQNAMPVSVLKRSPPPVVVTQSRMAVMRLKTERQEEEGEDEENEDEDDVEVVEVKMPKEEEDVEVVCPQQFSSRLAKEMEPPKEEEDEEDEEEEEEEDENENGVMEVEDESGTEDKEKDLLSGLGRHHLLPLLSSLSSLVLYLRRLQHSAFLSLSRQLQSAEAWRLLCHSSLALLILYNRRRECEVSKLSISEYRARITPQCPVPVPPGAPPALTPLEASLSPFERLVLPHLPRVGVQGKRGRVQPLILPPHCEPCLELLLQTRQDVGVDPTNPYVFARPYHSPATPLRGTDLLRSLARSSGTRNPRALTQTRVRRQVAILTQLLLLGEGEEPGQPGGSAVERLEHFLEREYHVTQNCAGIGQDPGLMGRVGRVVLCGERDGVLFRGMSLNHICLELDVMSGNSADSFSEGESEGEQVKEKPEASPPAPAPNPTPTLLYVRKGKNNGRVGRPKKLKNSQQPPPPPPLSPTNRKRGSGQPKSGKRGVLKRPWSEAERAAVEEHLTQNITELRVPAKADCERCLQQCPLLVSNHRDWRAIKFYCHNRIQLLKKNQRRESDPLPLTVC; this is translated from the exons GCGCGGCTgtggaaggaaaaggaaagggACACCCGTGAAAGTCTTTGTTACACACACTGAGGAAGAGAGCATGCCTGAACACAGCTTCAgcccag GTGATCGTAGAGAAGCAGCAGAGAATAAACGGCCCATGCTGGATGGGCCTTTCTTCAACACAGACTCCGCTCCTCACAACTG TGGTCCATCAGTGCAGGCTCATGACAAAGTCTCCACCGGATCCAAGACCAGCTCCTGCTCTGCATCTACCCCAGCTCCAGCTCCTGCCGCTTCCTGCCAAACCCCAACCCCGCTCCCTGCTCCTGCCCCAGCCACGACGACTTCAGCTCAGGCCCCGTCTCTGACCCCTGCGTCCACAGCTCCGGCTGCCCCGATGGCCTCTGCTCCGGCCCCAACAGCCAGCtcattccccccctcccctAACTGCCGCATCCGCGAGGTCCACTGTGGCAGCCAGGTGCGGCTGGTTGTTATCGCCATCCGAGACATTACCAAGGGGGAGGAGATCACTGTGGACTACAGCCTGACAGAGTGGGGAGAGAACTTG GGTTTTCGTGGTACTGTGTCTCCAGCGCAACACGAGTGTAACTCTGACACGGAGAATAACAACAATATCAAAAAG GAGGATGAGCCTCTCTCTGTGAcagcccagcagcagcaggagtaTGTCACCCCCTCTTggtccctctccccctcctcctcccccatcTCCCACTCTGACGCCAGTGACTCAGATGCTGGAGATGAAGACAACGCTAGCCCCCGCGGGCGGGCACAACGCCGGCGCAAGAAACGGCGTAGCACTCCATCAAAGAAAAAGACCCCCCATCGGACCCCACCTGGACGGCCGCTGCCGGTCCCCCCCACCAGCATTCCTCATTACAACAGAGCGCTTCCTTCATCCCACCCCCCAGCACAGTCCTCCCCTCCCTGCTCGTCCTCCCCTCCCtgctcgtcctcctcctcttcagctaagccagtGTTCAAAGCTCCGGCTCCGCTGGGCTCCAACACCAAAGGCAATGTCAACATAAAGGTGCCCAAAGGAGGAGTGTCCATAGACGCCATGCGCCAAACCTGTGAGCACTGTGGACGCCACTTCCGCTCCCTGGGTCGCCACTTGGATAAGCACCATGCCCACCAACCAGAGGTCTGCTCGGCCCTGGTGGAGCGCTACACACAGATGCCCCGTCTGCACGCACAGAACACAAACCCTACCACAGCTCACACACCCACTCCGCAGCACTCAAAGTCATCACAAACTGCGGGACAGAGCCACAGTTCAGATCTTCCACAGATTGGCATCCAGGACCTCTCCATGCCTCCGCCCACTCTCACAGCAGCTGACCAATCCCCTGCCTCCTCTGGAAAAAACTCCAGCCCACCTGTGCTGACTCCTCCACGAGGACAGAACGCAATGCCGGTGTCTGTCCTAAAGAGAAGCCCGCCCCCTGTGGTTGTGACACAGTCCAGGATGGCAGTAATGAGgctaaagacagaaagacaggaggaggagggagaggacgAGGAGAACGAAGATGAAGACGATGTGGAGGTCGTGGAGGTAAAGATGCccaaagaggaggaggatgttgagGTGGTGTGCCCTCAGCAATTCAGCAGCAGGTTGGCCAAAGAGATGGAGCCAccaaaagaagaggaagatgaggaggatgaggaagaagaggaagaggaggatgagaatGAGAATGGAGTGATGGAGGTGGAAGATGAAAGTGGGACAGAGGATAAGGAAAAGGACTTGCTGAG tgGTTTGGGGCGTCACCACTTGCTGCCCCTCCTCTCGTCCTTGTCCTCCCTGGTGCTGTACCTCCGTCGGCTGCAGCATTCTGCCTTCCTGTCCCTGTCTCGGCAGCTACAGTCAGCCGAGGCCTGGCGCCTTCTCTGCCACTCCAGCCTGGCTCTCCTCATCCTGTACAACCGACGACGTGAGTGTGAGGTCTCCAAGCTGTCCATCAGCGAGTATCGCGCTCGCATCACTCCCCAGTGCCCCGTTCCTGTCCCACCTGGTGCCCCTCCAGCGCTCACTCCGCTGGAGGCCTCCCTGTCCCCCTTTGAGCGCCTGGTGCTTCCTCACCTCCCTAGAGTAGGGGTCCAGGGTAAACGTGGACGAGTCCAGCCCCTCATCCTCCCCCCTCACTGCGAGCCCTGCCTGGAGCTCCTCCTGCAGACACGGCAGGATGTGGGAGTTGACCCCACAAACCCGTATGTCTTCGCCAGGCCATACCACTCCCCCGCTACACCACTGCGTGGTACTGACCTCCTCCGTAGCCTGGCCCGCTCAAGCGGTACCCGCAATCCCCGTGCCCTGACCCAGACCAGGGTTCGCCGGCAGGTAGCTATACTCACCCAGCTGCTGCTActgggagaaggagaggagcCCGGGCAGCCTGGAGGTAGTGCTGTGGAGAGGCTGGAGCACTTCCTGGAGAGGGAATACCATGTTACACAGAACTGTGCCGGAATTGGCCAAGACCCAGGCCTGATGGGCAGAGTGGGCAGAGTGGTGCtttgtggagagagagatggagtgcTGTTCAGAGGAATGAGCCTGAACCACATCTGCCTGGAGCTGGATG TTATGTCAGGAAACTCTGCAGACTCCTTCTCAGAGGGAGAGTCTGAAGGGGAGCAGGTGAAGGAGAAGCCTGAGGCGTCCCCCCCTGCTCCCGCTCCGAATCCAACACCTACCCTTCTGTATGTCAGGAAGGGCAAGAACAACGGGCGGGTGGGACGACCCAAGAAGCTCAAGAACTCCCAGCAgccccctccacctcctccacttTCACCCACAAACCGCAAGAGAGGTTCGGGTCAGCCCAAATCAG
- the si:dkey-117m1.4 gene encoding uncharacterized protein si:dkey-117m1.4 isoform X3, translated as MTQSPQAFFKIIRRVIGPLLQQLQPMQSVVWRGCGRKRKGTPVKVFVTHTEEESMPEHSFSPGDRREAAENKRPMLDGPFFNTDSAPHNCGPSVQAHDKVSTGSKTSSCSASTPAPAPAASCQTPTPLPAPAPATTTSAQAPSLTPASTAPAAPMASAPAPTASSFPPSPNCRIREVHCGSQVRLVVIAIRDITKGEEITVDYSLTEWGENLGFRGTVSPAQHECNSDTENNNNIKKEDEPLSVTAQQQQEYVTPSWSLSPSSSPISHSDASDSDAGDEDNASPRGRAQRRRKKRRSTPSKKKTPHRTPPGRPLPVPPTSIPHYNRALPSSHPPAQSSPPCSSSPPCSSSSSSAKPVFKAPAPLGSNTKGNVNIKVPKGGVSIDAMRQTCEHCGRHFRSLGRHLDKHHAHQPEVCSALVERYTQMPRLHAQNTNPTTAHTPTPQHSKSSQTAGQSHSSDLPQIGIQDLSMPPPTLTAADQSPASSGKNSSPPVLTPPRGQNAMPVSVLKRSPPPVVVTQSRMAVMRLKTERQEEEGEDEENEDEDDVEVVEVKMPKEEEDVEVVCPQQFSSRLAKEMEPPKEEEDEEDEEEEEEEDENENGVMEVEDESGTEDKEKDLLSGLGRHHLLPLLSSLSSLVLYLRRLQHSAFLSLSRQLQSAEAWRLLCHSSLALLILYNRRRECEVSKLSISEYRARITPQCPVPVPPGAPPALTPLEASLSPFERLVLPHLPRVGVQGKRGRVQPLILPPHCEPCLELLLQTRQDVGVDPTNPYVFARPYHSPATPLRGTDLLRSLARSSGTRNPRALTQTRVRRQVAILTQLLLLGEGEEPGQPGGSAVERLEHFLEREYHVTQNCAGIGQDPGLMGRVGRVVLCGERDGVLFRGMSLNHICLELDVMSGNSADSFSEGESEGEQVKEKPEASPPAPAPNPTPTLLYVRKGKNNGRVGRPKKLKNSQQPPPPPPLSPTNRKRGSGQPKSGKRGVLKRPWSEAERAAVEEHLTQNITELRVPAKADCERCLQQCPLLVSNHRDWRAIKFYCHNRIQLLKKNQRRESDPLPLTVC; from the exons ATGACACAATCACCGCAAGCGTTCTTCAAAATAATCCGACGTGTGATTGGCCCACTACTGCAGCAGCTACAGCCCATGCAGTCTGTGGTCTG GCGCGGCTgtggaaggaaaaggaaagggACACCCGTGAAAGTCTTTGTTACACACACTGAGGAAGAGAGCATGCCTGAACACAGCTTCAgcccag GTGATCGTAGAGAAGCAGCAGAGAATAAACGGCCCATGCTGGATGGGCCTTTCTTCAACACAGACTCCGCTCCTCACAACTG TGGTCCATCAGTGCAGGCTCATGACAAAGTCTCCACCGGATCCAAGACCAGCTCCTGCTCTGCATCTACCCCAGCTCCAGCTCCTGCCGCTTCCTGCCAAACCCCAACCCCGCTCCCTGCTCCTGCCCCAGCCACGACGACTTCAGCTCAGGCCCCGTCTCTGACCCCTGCGTCCACAGCTCCGGCTGCCCCGATGGCCTCTGCTCCGGCCCCAACAGCCAGCtcattccccccctcccctAACTGCCGCATCCGCGAGGTCCACTGTGGCAGCCAGGTGCGGCTGGTTGTTATCGCCATCCGAGACATTACCAAGGGGGAGGAGATCACTGTGGACTACAGCCTGACAGAGTGGGGAGAGAACTTG GGTTTTCGTGGTACTGTGTCTCCAGCGCAACACGAGTGTAACTCTGACACGGAGAATAACAACAATATCAAAAAG GAGGATGAGCCTCTCTCTGTGAcagcccagcagcagcaggagtaTGTCACCCCCTCTTggtccctctccccctcctcctcccccatcTCCCACTCTGACGCCAGTGACTCAGATGCTGGAGATGAAGACAACGCTAGCCCCCGCGGGCGGGCACAACGCCGGCGCAAGAAACGGCGTAGCACTCCATCAAAGAAAAAGACCCCCCATCGGACCCCACCTGGACGGCCGCTGCCGGTCCCCCCCACCAGCATTCCTCATTACAACAGAGCGCTTCCTTCATCCCACCCCCCAGCACAGTCCTCCCCTCCCTGCTCGTCCTCCCCTCCCtgctcgtcctcctcctcttcagctaagccagtGTTCAAAGCTCCGGCTCCGCTGGGCTCCAACACCAAAGGCAATGTCAACATAAAGGTGCCCAAAGGAGGAGTGTCCATAGACGCCATGCGCCAAACCTGTGAGCACTGTGGACGCCACTTCCGCTCCCTGGGTCGCCACTTGGATAAGCACCATGCCCACCAACCAGAGGTCTGCTCGGCCCTGGTGGAGCGCTACACACAGATGCCCCGTCTGCACGCACAGAACACAAACCCTACCACAGCTCACACACCCACTCCGCAGCACTCAAAGTCATCACAAACTGCGGGACAGAGCCACAGTTCAGATCTTCCACAGATTGGCATCCAGGACCTCTCCATGCCTCCGCCCACTCTCACAGCAGCTGACCAATCCCCTGCCTCCTCTGGAAAAAACTCCAGCCCACCTGTGCTGACTCCTCCACGAGGACAGAACGCAATGCCGGTGTCTGTCCTAAAGAGAAGCCCGCCCCCTGTGGTTGTGACACAGTCCAGGATGGCAGTAATGAGgctaaagacagaaagacaggaggaggagggagaggacgAGGAGAACGAAGATGAAGACGATGTGGAGGTCGTGGAGGTAAAGATGCccaaagaggaggaggatgttgagGTGGTGTGCCCTCAGCAATTCAGCAGCAGGTTGGCCAAAGAGATGGAGCCAccaaaagaagaggaagatgaggaggatgaggaagaagaggaagaggaggatgagaatGAGAATGGAGTGATGGAGGTGGAAGATGAAAGTGGGACAGAGGATAAGGAAAAGGACTTGCTGAG tgGTTTGGGGCGTCACCACTTGCTGCCCCTCCTCTCGTCCTTGTCCTCCCTGGTGCTGTACCTCCGTCGGCTGCAGCATTCTGCCTTCCTGTCCCTGTCTCGGCAGCTACAGTCAGCCGAGGCCTGGCGCCTTCTCTGCCACTCCAGCCTGGCTCTCCTCATCCTGTACAACCGACGACGTGAGTGTGAGGTCTCCAAGCTGTCCATCAGCGAGTATCGCGCTCGCATCACTCCCCAGTGCCCCGTTCCTGTCCCACCTGGTGCCCCTCCAGCGCTCACTCCGCTGGAGGCCTCCCTGTCCCCCTTTGAGCGCCTGGTGCTTCCTCACCTCCCTAGAGTAGGGGTCCAGGGTAAACGTGGACGAGTCCAGCCCCTCATCCTCCCCCCTCACTGCGAGCCCTGCCTGGAGCTCCTCCTGCAGACACGGCAGGATGTGGGAGTTGACCCCACAAACCCGTATGTCTTCGCCAGGCCATACCACTCCCCCGCTACACCACTGCGTGGTACTGACCTCCTCCGTAGCCTGGCCCGCTCAAGCGGTACCCGCAATCCCCGTGCCCTGACCCAGACCAGGGTTCGCCGGCAGGTAGCTATACTCACCCAGCTGCTGCTActgggagaaggagaggagcCCGGGCAGCCTGGAGGTAGTGCTGTGGAGAGGCTGGAGCACTTCCTGGAGAGGGAATACCATGTTACACAGAACTGTGCCGGAATTGGCCAAGACCCAGGCCTGATGGGCAGAGTGGGCAGAGTGGTGCtttgtggagagagagatggagtgcTGTTCAGAGGAATGAGCCTGAACCACATCTGCCTGGAGCTGGATG TTATGTCAGGAAACTCTGCAGACTCCTTCTCAGAGGGAGAGTCTGAAGGGGAGCAGGTGAAGGAGAAGCCTGAGGCGTCCCCCCCTGCTCCCGCTCCGAATCCAACACCTACCCTTCTGTATGTCAGGAAGGGCAAGAACAACGGGCGGGTGGGACGACCCAAGAAGCTCAAGAACTCCCAGCAgccccctccacctcctccacttTCACCCACAAACCGCAAGAGAGGTTCGGGTCAGCCCAAATCAG